TCGTTTCCTCAtcgtattttgggatgttggtcgacgGTCAGTACCACAgtgggaaggcagcgttgaggatgtgtcggccgaaggcctgaggtctcGACAGGTTGGGGCTCGGGCTacggtcctcgccgctgttgtAGTGTCCGCCGCGACGAGGGTGATAGCTGCGGCTggcttcctctctctctcaccgCTTCGTCCATGCCTAAGGGCATCCAGGGTGTTATGTGCGTCACGGTGGAGACcaagatgcccatgcactggggCCGCAGCGGGCCCCCCACCGACGCATGATGCCTGGTGGACAGACACATTCCTGACATGTTGTCCCGATGGCGCGCGCTGACTAGCATCGAGCTCGTGTTGCTGAGACAGTGAGCTTTCCGCCTACTGCACCGCCGcatgctcgagcaacgtgcggatctcgtgatgggcccgatgatcctcgggtgtcgcGGGCTCCGAAAGCCCTCAGAGAAAGGCCACCGCGGTGGTGATGTTCTGTCTTGCCTgggcaaagtgtgggagggctccatcatcctcgatgatcctttggttcacatcatgggccatggcgcgcGCACACCCACCATCTCCACGGCGTtcgatctcttgctcgagctccaCGTGGTCCTACTCTAGCTGGAGTCATGCATCCTCGAGTCCCCTATGCcgcgccctcagctgctccacctgTAGGGGAGGCGGAGCCCTTGCATCTTCCTCGACCTCGTCGTCAAGGTCATTcagtggggtagcccctcccttgtGGACGCTTTCGACACATCCCTCAGGGGTGcctgccataaaacattctcacgaggggtgatggctctccctgctggagtcagagttggAGGGCGACTAAGAATCTCCcgcgagaaggtcatggaaagattccatggtGTATTCAGTCATCCCCTCGAACTCATTGTTCGTAGGGGATGGGTGCATGTGCTGCGCCATGAGGTGGCCAACGGTCCTTACAGCGTTGTGTAAACCGAATGGGAATGCTGTCGGGGTGCTCCGAATGAGGTATTCCAGGGAGAGCGGTTCCCCCCGACAAGCTacgtcatgacgttggcgaacgagaaggtgaggcagcgcaGGTTCTCCCAAgacggtcggggtcccaggaagaCGTCGAGCTAgtgctctagcctcccgtaatcgaagccgaggGGCTGGTTGCTCCTAGGGACATGGGCCTCCAGCAcgtgcagctacagctcctcaCACGCCTCGACGATCGCGTCGAGGCCAGCGGAGTGGAGAGGCTGAATGGCGGGGGGGCCTGCgtcaactctccctccgtcgtgacaatgaagtctaggttcctaaAGTGCACGTGCGCACCCGGGACCCAACTCACGTCGTGACCAGTCATCCGAGGGctgatgtggatgtcgagacgcgcaaaaagcccctacctggcgcgccaattgtcggtgtttcggatcactggctagtaaatttgtatctgcgtgtctggcccggatggtgtgctcggaggacacaaggatttatactagttcgggcagaatgtctctaTGTCCAGtgtgttgctgctcgtgttaccggtactagtttgtagtaggggttacaaacgggcgagagatggagaagttcccaagtctctggtgaaaagatcgaatggagttgagtctTGCTAAGCTTGTTCAGCTATGTGTTCCTTCGTGTGCTCATGTGTTCGCCCGTTcttggggcgtcctgcttccccttttataggtgaaggggaaggcgtAGGTTAcagagaggaagaaagagaaaagctAAGGAAAAGAAGGCCTCCAGGGCCaccaggtccttcttctccttcatgcaggtcccgcTGACACTGTAGATggtgacagggatggctccacgtcgggcTCCTGTTCACCATTGGTGCCATGCCCTAACATTATCAGCTAGTCATGGCGTCCCATCCCATCCCGGTGGACGGCGTGGCGAACTGACGTGCCAGTCAGCAGCCGTACGGGGAGTAGGTAGCACAGTGACCATGCAcccatcactgttggtgatgtgaacCCCCGGGGTGTGGCCTAGCATGGCCATGGGTCATGTTGAGACGTGCCTGCCTCCCAcccggtgtcagaagtttgaccccaggGTCATACCTTctgacccatagtggttggaggcagtatgggtccccgtcgggcgagatggatccTGAGCCCTAGGGGTCAGGCgggacggagcccgtgcccttagggtcgggtgagatggcTCCCGTACCCTTGAGGTCGGGCAACACGGGGCCTatgcccaaggggtcgggcgagacgaagcccgtacCCTTGGGGTCGGTCGACACGGGGCCcgtgcccaaggggtcgggcgagacagaacccgtacccttggggtcaggcgacacGGGGCCTgtgcccaaggggttgggcaaGACAGAGCTCGTCCCCTTGGGGTTCGTCAAGACTAAAACACgtccttgattatctaggcgaGTCATCGTCCGCGGTCCTCAGATCCTCTCTTCAGGTATctctaatactgatacccgacaagCTTATATAGCTCACACATGACCTAGGCACAGGCAACTACACTATCCTAAAAATATAAGGATCCATGTTTGTCCCAAGTCAAATTATGTAAAGTTTGACTGAGGCTTTTAGGAAAAATATTTACTACATCAAAAGTTACGTTAAATTATGCAATATATTTTTGGAACTTACCTATATGATGTGGTAGAATTGTATATAAACTTAAACAAATGTaatatttgacttaggacaaacttGAGTAACTTAGATTTCAGAACGGATGAAGAAACTATGGTGTCTTTCGTTCTCATAGTGAAGAACTAATCTAAGTCAGATAGTGCCCTTAGGCATTTTATTTTGAGTGCCTATAGGGCTAGATCAAGATACCTAGGTAGACACCGCCCCTAGGCTAGAACAGCAACTAAACAGCCTCTTGCGGAGTAtgtaatatttttggattttacTAGTGGCTGAGCGCGCAGGAGGATAAGCAACCGCCCGCGCGCTTTCTCCGTACCCCCGTTGTCTACTATTCCTCTTCTCCCCCCGACCAGTCTTCTCTCCCTCCTCGgtgcctcctccaccaccacccctcGCCGCGACCAGCACCTCCTGCCGGAGTTTGTGCCCCCGTGTCCAGATCCGGTGACGGCGCCCCCGCCTCCACCACCTCCCACTGCCCCGCTGATGGCGGTAgggtctcgccggagctccgcggcCGCAGCGGCGGCCGTGGAGCTCCGACGAGACCCTACCACCGGCGGCGACCACCTTCTTACCCTCCCCCTCCCCCCACGTCCTCCCGCATGCGGCCATGGCGACCTCCGGCGACCTCTGGCGGACTTCGGCCATGGCGCCCCGCCCCGACCTGGTCCGGCCGCCACGACTGCCACCAGCTCCCCTAAATCGTCCGTCGACCATCCCCACCGCCGGGTCTACCTGCCTCCCCCTAGTCGGCCCTTCTATATCccgccggagttggagaagaagggGTGGCAcggctcgccggaaccctaggcgCCTCCGTCTTCTTCGCCGGAGCCAGCACAGGCGCGGTCGGGCATGGGCGAGTGGGGCGTGGGCGCGTGGTGGGGTGTTGGTGGTGCCTTATCTGGCAGCGGCGTCAAGCTCAGCCCCAGCGTGCGTCTTCTCCGGCCTCGGCGTCGAGCGCATCGGACGGCCACGCGGGCTAGTGCGTCTTCTTCCCCCCACGCATCAGACGGCCACGCGGGTGTGCGCGCCGAGCCTCTGGATCCTACGCGCACATAGTTAAGCATTTCCGAATATTTTTTTTGTAAGGACCAAACACCCTTTATGTCTTAGAACAGAGGTTTAGCAGCAGACATGTGTTTGTTGCATTTTTCATCACAACACTACCTAGTTTATCGACTCCAGCGCCATCTTTATTACCTTCAGAGGCTACCACCGGCCTGCCGGCGACATTACCTTCCTTCCGTCCACCATTTGCAAGCGGACCTCAAGAGTTTTTTCGGTTGGTAGCAGATCTCAGGTTTTGTTTGATTGGTGCCTAACAATGATAAGCGTTAGGAAGCTCGGCAAAGATCTGGGCTAGGCAATTTTTGAGTCCTCTAAGCAAACATTGCCTTAATAAAAGAAGTACTACGAGGGCTTCCAATTTTTGTAATAATATAAGAGACACCAAAAAAGAGTGTCTCATATCTGCTTTTTTATCGATGAAAACAATAGATGGTATAAAAGGACAATCGACACAAAACAATCTCTTATTGAAAGAAAAGACTATATCAAGATCCTAAGCCAACTTCTCACTTTGATTGTTCATTGTTTCCGGGGCTCGAAAATTGCAAGACACGAGAAAATCTTACTAGCCGTTGAAAGAACATTCGTTGATGAAAACCCCATAGAGAGTCGGTTGAGCTTGACCATACTTTGAGCTACAGTTGGATTTTTAGAACAACACCAATTTGTAATTGTACATCCTCTTTCACCTGAGGTCGTGGCGTATATACGCTGGGGCACGGAGCCGGCGGCGAAGGCACGACTCGCTCGCCGCGGCGGCTATGGGCTATGGCTATGCAACGGGCCGCATCAGGAAATTCGTTGACCTTGGATAAATGCTTGGGCCAGTTTGGATGTCAAATTTTTTAGCAAAAcgttactgtagcgttttcgttgttatttgacaattagtgtcaaatcatagtctaattaggcttaaaatattcgtctcgtggatttcgtctaaactgtgtaattagttttattttttatttatatttaatacttcatacatgcgtctaaagattcgatgtgatggagaatcttgaaaaatttggtattTTGGGTGTAACTGAACAGGGCCTCGCTGTATTTTAGCAGAGCAGTGAGTTTGACTATGGCGACCCACCCACTCACCCAACTTGACGCCGACAGTtgcctgctctgctctgctcccacCGCAAGCCTACAAAATCCCAAGCCGCGTTCGTCGCCGCGGGAGGCGGGATCGGGGCATCGGGGTGGCGGGCTTCACCTTCCTTGGGTGCCCGTGCCAGGCGCCACCACCCACCCACCCCCTTCCCCTTCACCAGCAGCAGTCTCCGCCCGCCATGGCCAAACCACCGCCGcccacctccatctccacctcCGACCCCGCGCTCCCaaccaccacctcgtcggccCCCAAGTCGTCgtcccgccccgccgccgcgggCCTCCTCGCCCCACTCGCCGCCTCCGCGCGCTCCCTCCTCGCCTCGGCGCGTCGCTTCCCGGTGACCACGCTCGCCgccgccttcttcctcctcgcgctCGTCATGTACGGCGAGGACGCGCGCACCATCGCCGAGCTCTCCATCGACGACTACCTTTACCCGGACGCCGACCTCTACAACGTCTCCGGCCTGCCGCCCCTCGCGCTGCCGCCGCCCACCTGCGACCTCTCCCGCGGCCGCTGGGTCTTCGACAACGTCTCCGTCCCGGCGTACCGGGAGAAGGACTGCACCTTCCTCACCAAGCAGGTCACCTGCCTCGCCAACGGCCGCCCCGACGATATGTGGCAGTACTGGAGATGGCAGCCCAACGACTGCGCCCTCCCCACGTATGGACTCATCCTCTCCAGATCTCCACCAATTACCTCATTGCGAGCTCGCATCTTGCCTAGTTGCCTGATTGCGCTAAAGATTGCGTCTTTATTATATTGCTCCCCAAATCGATGATTGGATTGAATTCCCTCCTTCCCCCGGCACGGCAGGTTCGACGCCCGGAGATTCATGGAGGCGATGCGCGGGAAGCGGCTGATGTTCGTGGGGGACTCGCTGAACCGGAACCAGTGGGAGTCGCTGGTGTGCCTGGTGCAGCCCATCCTGTCCAAGGGCAGGAAGAAGATCGTCAAGCGGGGCTCCTTCAACACCTTCTACGCCAAGGAGTACCGCGCCACGCTCGAGTTCTACTGGGCGCCCTTCCTCGTCGAGTCCAATTCTGACAACCCCAACTTCCACAGCATCAAGGAACGGATCATCAGTCCCGAGCGGATCGAGAGCCACGCCAAGAACTGGAAGGAC
This sequence is a window from Miscanthus floridulus cultivar M001 chromosome 10, ASM1932011v1, whole genome shotgun sequence. Protein-coding genes within it:
- the LOC136486044 gene encoding xylan O-acetyltransferase 3-like produces the protein MAKPPPPTSISTSDPALPTTTSSAPKSSSRPAAAGLLAPLAASARSLLASARRFPVTTLAAAFFLLALVMYGEDARTIAELSIDDYLYPDADLYNVSGLPPLALPPPTCDLSRGRWVFDNVSVPAYREKDCTFLTKQVTCLANGRPDDMWQYWRWQPNDCALPTFDARRFMEAMRGKRLMFVGDSLNRNQWESLVCLVQPILSKGRKKIVKRGSFNTFYAKEYRATLEFYWAPFLVESNSDNPNFHSIKERIISPERIESHAKNWKDVDYLIFNTYIWWMNNADIKVRRPNSKYWSENDEVPRIEAYGQVFKTWSDWLNDNIDPARTSVFFMTISSPHLSPQNWGNPDGIKCVKETLPYQNYSQPLDLYHDMRLYDLVVNVARSMEKVPVSVIDITKMSDYRKDAHTGLYTFRQGKLLTPKQKEDPEKFADCIHWCLPGVPDVWNQILYTRILSKSSWHSNFSPPPSQSLPVPPQ